Genomic DNA from Channa argus isolate prfri chromosome 2, Channa argus male v1.0, whole genome shotgun sequence:
tgattaaaaactgttttcttcGACCCTACTCTCTTGCCAAAGccaagccttttttttttgtcacacaaAGACTTAGAAATTGCTAttcatgcattttatttcctAAAGGCTTGATTACTGTAACACGCTCTATTTTGGTGTCAACCAGTCAATTCTTCAGTGGCTACAGTTGGTGCAAAATGCTGCAACATGCTTCCTTACTTATGCATCTAAGTGTGACAATATAACCCCAGTGTTGctttctcttcattggcttcctattTGCTTCAGGATCCATTTTAAGATATTAAATTATAAGGTAATATTAAGATATTGTTACTAACTTTTAAAGCCCTTATTATTTGGCTGATTTGGTTACTATTCATGTGGTAAATCGCAATCTCAGATCAACTCATCAATACTTTCTAGCTTTGCCCCGATCTAGGTCAAAAGTGTTTGGCACAGGGTTGTGACAGGGTCTTTGCTGTTATTGCCGCTAAGCCGTGGAACTCTTTGCCTCTTGATAGTTGTGTTATATTTAAGTTCCATACTTTAAAATCCAAACTTAAGACCCACTTGTTCAGACAGACATTTGATACTAAATAAGTGATCTcagactgttgttgtttttattattttattgttgtacttttaatcttttaacgttttatgtttttgtaaaatgtttaggTCAATCCCTGATTGTTGTCAAGCACTATATAAACGaagattacattacattacaataatCTAATAAAGGCATACATATTGATAATATAGCACAGGCATAAGTCACACAGATGATAATTTTATACTTAAGCATATGAATGAAGcatattaaattatttgcaatGGAGTATTTATAAACTGTGGGAGACCACTGGTGCAAAGGAAGTTTAACGTCTGTTTAAATTCATTCATGAACACATTGGTTAAAATATCAATACACTAAATAACACGGCACAAGTCGATATACGGACTAAATAAAGCGTTAAAGCTCCATGTTATTAGTAATGGCCATGCATGAAGAAACGTTTGAGAAAACAGTTCATATTTAACTGAGCTAACAGCATTGTACAGTAACGCTGTAATCTATCGGAAGTTAGAGTTTATAGCGCTGGATGCCAAGCGTACGGAATACGGTGACTTCTAAAAAGTGGTAAACTGACCCAAAACAACCTTGTCTCCACTCGGGTTGGAAATACAACGTTTCCTCAAGAACAGATGAAGGTATACTTtccttttttgctcttttccaAACCTCTGTTCGGCTTTTGATAGCACATGGAATGTGTGTTCCCCCTAATCACGTTATATTAATAAAACGCATTTTCCTGTTATAACGAGATACTTTTGTCTCGAGATAATTTTTCTCGTTATAAAAGTAATCGTGGTGGCAGGAATACGTTGGTCAAGAAATATTTAATGGTGATTttactaaatatataaattcatATACTTCGACCTACTTATAGTATTACGTTTTCTTAGAATACATGTTATAATTTTAGTGTTGCTTCTTCTATCTAAGTACACTAACCTATGCTACACTGAATACCTCATTTACAGTGTAGTGGAACAGACACAGCATCCCTTGCTCTAGACGCTCACTTCAATCTAACTACGTAAGCTGCCATTCATGGGAAAACCCCATGGAGTGGGACATTTGTTAGGTTTTACAGACAGAGCAATCAGCCAATCGGGGCTTGAGAACGAAGCCATAGACCAATACCTGTCACGGAGTACAATGATGTCATGCAAACATGTTTAGTGAGGTCGTCTCCTGTAAATAGTACATCTCGAAGCTGTAGTGATACGCcgtattattttaattatttcctatggctaaaatgtatttatataaatgcTGTTAGCATTCTGTAAAGGATGGCAGTCTTCTCCCAGCCTGTTCGCTGCTGACTAGCCCGCTAGGCTAATTTTTATCTTGAATGTTAGCTGTTTAGGGCGCTAACATTAGTTAGCTAGCCATTTAGCTAATCAGAGGTTATCACGGGAGCAATCTAACTTGTTTTCAGAGGCCTGTATCTAGCTGGGGTGGTCATTTGAAATGACAGTCATCTGAACAGACGCGCATCAGAGGTAAGTTTATCATGTCGTTAGCTCTAAACAAAAATCACTATTTCGTGCATTTTAGCTTACGTTAGCTACTTCCCTCTCTTAAAGGGCCTTTGACAGCTTTTGCCTGGTGATGACACACTGCTGCTCTGGTTGTCAGGGTAAATGATATTGGAACGAGTCATGATATTGCTGTCAGTGTCTCCGACAGTAGAACTTCAAACTGCAACCAAGTATGTGGTTGTCACCTCAAAGACCACGCTAACTAAATGTGAATACCAGTTAGCGTTAGCCCATGTGAGGCTGAAATTACTTTGATTTTCGTTTTAGCTGATTGTTTAGGTCTGTGCGGCATTAGCCTAACACCGATATCTAACGTTAGTAAGTTGTTACGCCGACAACATTATTTATTGAAACGACATCCTAATAACGGCAAATAGCTGCCGCTGTCATCTTTGAAAAAAGTGACAGATGGTGAGAACTGACTGTCGGGTGGTTGAAAACTATATCTGAAGAGTCATCAGGGGAAATCCATTCGTCTGACATTAGTCTTCAATAAGTCAACTGTCTGCGCACCATCTATTTTTAGAGTattcaaatcatttgaaatgaaTAATGTCACATGAGGGCCTTCCCAAAACCGTCTCAGCACAGGTATGACTGGGCAGTAGCGAGCATTAGATTTTTCACAGGAAACCACAACAAGCAAACCAGATCAGATTTTTGGGTGACCTATCAGTAATCACAGGTTGCCATATTTACGTTGGTCATCATTTATCATAAATCAGAAGTTTATATTTCTTTGCCTTGATGCAAGTAAAACTTATTTCACTAAATGTTTCCTGTTAGTAATTTCTTTTCTCAGTATTGAATTATTTGGATTCAGGCTGTGCTTAGGGATGAGCGATCCAGTGATACAGATATACTGTTTGTGTACTGCATTGCATTTAGAGATATGATAATCCTTTCCCAATTCCcaattgttttattcattttgtcattCTACTATACACTAATAGTGTGTCAAGCTAATAGAATCATTTCagtataaagacattttatgtcactgtatcttgacatttaaaatactgttctgaggagttttatattttaatggaGAAATCACCATAAGCATGCAATAATCTTGGTCatattatttaattgtttactACAGACGACAGGTCAAGCTTGCCTTGATGTTGAACCTCCCGCCTAGCATGCAGCCATGAGCTCTGTCCTGTGGAGCCAGGAGAAGCCCAGTGGGGGCTTCAGGGAGGACTGCCGATTCTACATGGTTGTGAAGGAGTGTACGGTGGAGAAGCCTCCCCAAAAAACCCTGCGGATTCCTCGTGGCAGTCTCGGTCAGGCATGCCAGGAGCGCAACAGCCTAGGGCGCACACTGCCCACGTGCAAAGGCAAGAAAAGTCTCCGCATACTGGACCAGACAAATGTCGTGCTGAGCATGGATGAGCGGGATGTCCAGGAGCTGGACGAGAAGCTGGCTGAGCTACTGTTCCCCATTACCAACTGTGAGGAGAGATACGCCCTGCTCCGAAACAAGGGACGACTAGAGCGTGTCCGTGATATTGACTGTGGTTCCAAGGTGCGCGTCCAGTTGCGCTCAGGGGATGACCCTCTGCCTGGTGTGGTCCGTTTCAAGGGTTCATTGCTTCCTGACAGGGCCCCGTCTGGAATCTGGTTTGGAGTAGAATTGCTGGTGAGcttgtttttttatctctttagTTTTTGTAATAGTGATCTagaattagatttatttattttacatttcagctgTGTTCATAAGAATTCCACTCAATGGAATATGAAGTTGATGTCATGTcttgttgaaaatgtttgtttccatATGCCATATTGCCATTGGCTTCCTCctgtttttctatattttgtctttgtgttatgtttcttaAAACATTAGTGTTACTTGTATAGTAGGGCAGTAGAGGGGTGCTGCCTTACAGTACCTTTGTACTTCTCCataaaatttgaataatttaaacaactttcttagccaaacacagtaaaagatATGCAGGTAATTCACTGTAACCACCATACTAGGCTAAGCACATAACTCACAAGATGCCCCCCCTCTTCCCCCAGAACAAATATCATGATGTGATGTTTATACCGAGAATATTGTCTGTGTTACGAACATCGAGTTTCACAGTActgaacaaaaaagacaaatcaccTCTTCACTTCAGGGCATGTCCCACTGATGTTCAAAAATGTTTAGGTTTTTCTTTGAATAACAGgatataaagaaatacaattcaatttttatttgaaatataacTCGAAAACGAAGGGTACAGAGATACCAAATTTCCAACTGtgacagtaaatacattttaatagaaaACAGTTAATGCCACGTATCTTATAATTGCAAACTAGCCGTCAGAGTGAACATGTGCATTTTGTTTACCTGTAAACTGACAAATTATACAGAGACcccatttatgtttgtgtgactgtttCCAAGAtcctttattttataaacaaataaaagcagtcTGGAATTTCTTCTTGAGTTCTTTCTAAAAACCAGTTGAATTTACCTGACCCAAgaataattttctaaattatgtgCGGATTTTAAAAACTGGATCCAACCTACACACACAGCTTGGCTTTTATTAGTGAAAGCACTGATGGTGTGTTTAGGTGAGTTTTATACTAATTTAATCTTTTGTACCTTTGGACCTATGTACCCAACAAAAGGAAATGACCACAATATGTATTCTTTCAGATTATTTCTACACACCAGTTTCCTTGTCATTGTGTACTTATGTCCTATTTGAAAGTTGTAAACACAAGTAATTGCACATTTGGAAATAACAAAGTTGACATTAAAACTGATTTTGTTGACTATTCGTAGATGCACAAAGACAAAGCCTCACTTGGCACATCTAAAGTCGTACTTCGCATGCATTAGACTGGTGGGAAGGTTATGATTAATAGAAGTACATGCTGAACTTTCAAACTTAAAGTTCTTTGTTTATATTGCATGAAGTTTATATTGAAGGCTGAAATAGTTCTGCAGTATTGTGACTGTCAGTGCAACCAGAAAAGTACATCATTTTGTGTATCTttactcttttcatttctctttgaTAATTTGATTTCATTCTGCTCACTCTGCACCATATATACAGCACATGTAGTCCATGTGTtgtcacagtgtttttattctgaGTCTGAGCTGTTGTCTTCTTGAGTGGGCTGATGAAGCTCAAGTACTTAAAATTAGCCCAAAATAAAGGCATACGATTTTAAACATGGGCTTCAGATAAAATGATGTCCTTCAGGAAAAAGAGATTACGGTGTTCTTTTGGTGGCAAAGATATACCAGTCACTGTAGCAGTTATGGATGTTTTAAGATCTGCGACCTACTTATAAGAAATAACTTATAATATGATAAAAATGACTCCACTTTATTACATAATTTTAATTGATTCACAGTAAGTCAAGTTGTATTCCTGATACAATAATAAATCATATGCCCTCACAGCTCTATGTTTAGGACTTCCCTTCTCTGAGGAGTGCTGAGCAAACAGCCTTGTTATCTGCCCTCCGTGCTACCACAAAACAAGTTTCTCATCTCTCTTGCTCATGTTGTGTCTCACACTTGACTCTTGTTTCATCTACTTCTTCTCAAAGGAGGAGGGCCGGGGCCAAGGCTTCACGGAGGGCTCCTACCAGGGCCGTCAACTATTCCGCTGCGAGGATGAGTGTGGGGTTTTTGTGGCCCTGGACAAGCTTGAACTGTGggaggatgatgatgacgaaGCCTTGGGAGAGCTGGAGGTTGACCATGTCAATCTGGTGGAAGAGGATCAGGACTTCCCTCCACTGGAGATTAACTCCAGGGTCCTGGTGCAGACCAGGGAGGGGCCTGAGAGAGGCACCATCATTTTTTGTGACCTGCTGCCAGGCAATGAGAGTCTGGGCTATTATGTGGGAGTTGACATGGTGAGTAAGACTCACTctaaatgatttgttttataattaatcAGGAAATTGACAGATCATTCATTATCTTTCATTAGGCAAAAATCCCAAATTTGCTGCTACTAGTTCCTCAAGTGGGAAGAGTTGCTcaaggatttgctgctttttctgtttcacaATCATAATGTGAATAAATTTCAGACAAAACATTCAGTatcatagatttttttaagggtataaaatgttcatattttttttaatttattactaCATATTCAGCCTTAATGCTGCAGTATGCAGCATGAGTTCCTTGAAAAGGTTTTGGACTTGGCAAATAAGCTTTTTAGCTAGCCAGGCTAGTTAACTTAATCTAGCACAATGATAAAAATAGCTACCCTAAGGCCACAAAAACATCTTACCAGCACATCTGCacattattcagtgttttatgttatttgttAGGATTATGAAAAAACATGAGTGTACCAACTATAAGGTTCCATTTTTACTAGGTTCATGTGCCTCCAAGAGGTCAGGTCTTTTTATCCCTAATGTTTTGGAATTTCCTCTGCTAGCTGGACATATTGTCCTGACATAAAAATAGTTTGGCCtagtgatttgttgtttttaaattttgctttATATATGGAATAAAGAAACTTTAATAAAGCAAATATGGAATTTCCCAATATGTTGCACATCACTGAATACAGACCATAGCCTGCCTTTGATATtcacaacatttcttttaacaGAACAAAGACTTAcgttttttgtacatttttattgcttgaGAATGATAAATGTATACCATTTTCATGGTCCACACATGCGTATTTACTGTGGTTGTTCTCTTTATGCTCGGCCATTCAGTGTCATTGTTGAGTAAAAATTTTGTTGTCCACATCATTCCTTGCATCTTTAGTCCACCGCCAATAGAAAATGTTACTTTGTCAATGTGACACTTTTATTCACCTAGATGGCACTTTTTAGACGTAGTGAGGGGACATCACAGTCACGACTCTTAAAGCTCTGCTATCGTAGttgtagtttgttgttttggtcatGGGTGATTGTGTAAACAAAGTGTTAGATTGTCACTGTAATGGACACAGTGTAATTATCAGAGTTATTGTGGATCTCAAGTTTTTTgttatgtctgtgttttagtttttcctttttctgactgttcctctgtgtgtgtcggTCTTGTTGCCTGGGATCACAGCAGCTGGTATCTATGGCTACTGTTGTCAGGCGGGAATGGTACTGTAGTCATACAGAGATTGAAACGCATAACTCAGGCATTTGACTGCTGATCGTtaacagcagcaccaacagcagcagcagcagcagcccactCAGTGCATCTGAGCCACCCACACAAAGGCAAGGCAGTCACGCGGGGAGTGAGGTAAAGACTTAGTGCTGTATGACCCAACAGCATGGCAAAGGGCCAGCAGGCAGCTGAGGAGAGCCCACTGCTTTGCCTCACTCTGCGTCCAGCCTCGCCCTGCATTCCCTAGCAAGTGGCACTGGCTTTATGCTTAGATTATCCCGCTGGAACAGAATCCTGGATTCCAAACTAAAGAACAAGAACACTGTGGTGGTGCTTGCTGAAAAAGTAGTGCGTTTGAGTTGAAGGACTCGTGGTGATACATCTGTCGTTGAGGAGATGAGACGAGGAGTTCGATCATCACAACACAGAATATCAAGCCTAATTTTTCAGTACAGTGAAAAGACAGTAGATCTTACTAATCACCAAGAATCATCAAGAAGATTCTAGGGGAAGAAGCACATGTGATGGGTGGTTGGTTTTTCAGCAGCATAGAGTGTCAGAGAGGATTGTAAGATTCTCATGTCTCCAACTCTTTCAGGACAATCCTATTGGGGACTGGGACGGTGTGATTGACGGGAAACTGCTGTGTAATTTTGCCAGTTTGGAGCACACCCGACTCGTCCCCTTCTGTGACGTAATGCCAGGTGAGTCACGTAGTGTTTATCCCTGCTTGTACACCACGTGTATATTGTCAAACcttattgttttcttaaaacatTCATCTGGCCCTCTCTCGCACCAGCACTGAGCTCGTTCTGCATTTTCCGCGTTTGTGTTTTTCTCGCAGCAGGAACAGAGAGCCTTTTGTGCTGATGGCTCACTTGTTTTTGAAAGTCAAGTGAGATACTCAGGCTCTTTGTTTTCCACACTGCCAATTTGAGTTGTGTATGTGTACTGCTGCTGTTCCTCTGATTAATTTAACTTAAATCAAGAAAATCTTGAAAATTTTATATTGTTAATTTAGCAGAAAGGTTGCGCAAACTATATGGTGGTACAAATTTGATCTCTGAAGTAAGTCTTTTGCAACATGAGAAGCAAGAaaactttgtatgtttattcaCTGTGTGAAGTTCAATGCAAGCTTTCCTAAACACCAGTTGTTATTGGCTGAAACTTGTGTAACATGACACATCAATCCACATGAGAGATTACGATAACTATAATATCATACTAATGTATGGCTCTATGTGACCTTATCTGATGTTAAATACTTTGATATATTTAGTTTATAAATGTACAGCGTTCTGAGACTGTTGCAGTGTTAAAGTGAAACCAATAAAAGAAATATGGTAGAGGATCAGTGTAAATGTAGATGCAGTACTTTGCAAGtgctctgttaaaaaaaacatttggtgtaTGGTAGCTTAAGTTAGGCCGACACAAGTGTTGTGTCTCTAATGTGGATTTATTTCTGGATTATACAGAATATTCCATGCAGGACCAAAGGCTGCAAAAGCACAGTTTTGCCCCCAGAGGCACCAACAATGACAAGTCATCCTCTGGCCAAAGCAAACCAAAGAGCAAAGGTACTGCACTGCTGTAACGGTACAAACCTAACTGACTGTACCTTGGTGTAATCATGACTCGTAAAGGGGCATTCCATCAAATCGTCTAGTTTTGATTTTGCATATTTCAACATAGCGTGACGGAATAAGctgaaggaacaaaaaaaaaaaaaagtctttaaaaaaaaaaagcctgacaGAAAATATCTTTCCTTTGTTACAAAAAAGTAGCTTGATCAAACTTAAACGATTTTAGGCCAAATGGGGAACAAACTTCTGCAGTCTTAAATATGTGTTGGAATGTCCCTTTAACAAAATAACAGAGCGCATGCCTAACtccattttacacaaaaaataaaaaaaccttatTGCATCgttgttgatttaatttaaattgaatgtaTCAgtatcttgattttttttcttatcttgtAATTCACTTATGCGGTTGACCTGTTTTTCACAGTTGAAACTTGCAAAAAACAGctcccaaacacacacgcatgcaaaCATTTTGGATACACTTGCctatctgtctgtgtttcttgttttcatgtACTTGTGTTATTCACAGGATTAGGTCATCAGTGTGGCAGTAGAAGCAAGTCTGAATTTTACTATACTTTAAATGGCAGCTCTATTGACCCCCCCATCCAGTCCAAATCCAAAAGCACATGGTACATTGATGAAGGTAAAACATGGTTACTCATGGGATGTCCATCTTTCCGGCAAGCTCCTGTTTACAACAAGCTACGTACAAATTGGTTTTGCCAAGGTACATTCTGTGCCTTGTGGTTTTTGATCATTTAATTTGGCACTGGCCAACCAACGAGTTCAGGTCCTGTGCGTTGCCCTCAATAGTAAAATAgattttcaaaagtaaaaacatattagtatataatgtgtttattttaatgatgaataaatttagtttttgaatGACTTTTACTGatttaacataacatttctCATAATTGTTAAATGAAAGGCACAATGTTCATGGTATATTTAAGAAGCTTTTTCTTAATAGTTTAGCATTTACTTTAGCTTTATTGTGAGagaaatatataataaagtGTAATTTTATCATCATAATTTGGGACTTGGAATGTTTTTGGAgattttgcctttttattttttgagacTATGACTCTAACAGTTAAGCCAATCTGTCCAAACCACTCCACTGCATAATAGTTGTTCAGTAGTTGACATAGTGATTGAGCTTCCTATAATTCTTTGAGAAGCAACTAAACAGCACTGTCGTGCTCAGAAAGTTGTAGTTTGTTCTTCACCCATGTGTGTGAACAAATCTAGTTTTTCAATcggaggaaacaaaaaaacaaaaaaacgcaCTCTTTCATATTATTCATTAAACcgaaaacaaataaagcagtagatgagtaaataaaaaacttaGAGGGCTGTACATCTCTCAAGCGGAAACCgaactgtttttgttctgttagatacagtaaatgacaaaaacaataaaatacgTAAGAAAATGTGATCGGTATTACATATActctaaatatttttactgcatGGGTAACAGATGTAGGGTGTTTCCTTAAGACTGGTAATAGGGAAAAAAACTGGCTTGATTATTCATGAGAATGATTAGTTATCTTACggtaattgaataaaaaaaacaacaatccgTAGTTTGTTGCAGCAGCTTGCTATAAAGACTTTTCAACTAGTCTCGTCTTTCACCACCATATTATTGTTAAATCCCACCTGCATGGAGTAATTGGTGTTTCCTAAGGCTTTTAATAATGCCCAGTGCTGCAGTTGGCTCTTTAACTGActgttgtcttgttttgtctgcagATGCTGCTAcaagataaaaatgtattcttaatATTTGCAGACCAAATCATTAGTAAAAGCCTTAAATTCTGGTGTCAGGACAGATTAATTCAGTCAGCGTATAGTgtcattgtttgtgtattttatttggtgTAGGGACACATgatggttgtttttattttatttttttccttttttcagaaGATCCGCTATCATTACCAATACATGTCAGTTTAAAAGAATCTGATGagctttttaaacataaatgtgttcTCTAGATTAGACACACATTATGAGCATATACGGGTATTGGAGCTCCACAATTTGGGCTGATAATAATCAGATGtgattgtttaaaaatgctatTATATTTCTATGTTAATACACATATAAGCTAAATTGCTGTTTGCATTGTAGAAATCGAGAGAGGTCAGTCATTAAAAACTGGCATGCTTCTTTCACAACTGCTCACTCATCCCGTGATTGTGTAATCATTTTCATCTTCCTCAGtgtcatgttttacattttgggtTATTTTTCTTCATGATTATGCTGTTCTAATTTCTGTTAAGAAGTCAGTAGACAAACTACTGTGCTTCACTAGGTGTATAGATAAGAAATAGTCTGCCAATTACATTCTATTTGGATACACATGCTTAAAAGTGAGTGCCAATCATTTAAGGACTTcatgttatttttctgtcataATATGAGAGGTCACTCATTTAATCAGTACCTGTGATCCTGCTTTACTCTTGCATAAGGGCAATTTACGAGACAACAAGGGAATTGTGATATGATGCTGTGAGCACTTTCTTGAGCCACAACCTGCCATATTGCTaattaatcaaaatttaaagATATGTCTACAGTATATTGCTTGAATTAATATATAACGTCAGTGTGAGCTTTAAAATCATCCACCACATCTGATATTTCTGTCTCGTGATAACGATAAAGTCTGTAGGCAATAGTCGCTTAACTGTCCCTGTAGGTTTTAATCAGCACTCAAGACACCAAAGCACACTTTTCTATACTAAGTCTGCAAAGATTGTGAAGGCTAATGGGAGTAAATTTCAATAAGTTCATACATCTGCTGATGGTggtatttgaaaaacaaagttgtCTTTAAAGGAGTAGCAGATATTCGGTCTCAGTAATATCACATATCCCTCGAGTTTTTAGCTGTAGGACATGGTTTTTGACTTAGCTGTcttggaaaaacaaacatgacttCTTAAAAAGTGGCACTCTTCTTCTGTAAACACATGGTTATAGTTTAAATGGAATGTGCAATGTTTTGagctttaataaatgtatattccACAAAGCACGCTGCTTTGTGGAATATGTGCACAATGAAGTACAGTTTTTTACAGTCTTGTGTCAGCTTAAAGGCATATGAACAGCATCAGATTTGAAAAGGAGTCTGCACACAACATACCCTCAACAAAATTTTCAggtttgtttttacacagaaaCTCTACAATTAGTCCAATCTGTTAATTAGCACTCGAGTATACTTTGCCAAAGATATTTTCGTATTATGAACTGTGGTTTAGGATTACCATTCTTTGACAGTTCATTCAACCCCTTACCATTCATTGACAAGGGGAAAATGCTTTagataaacaaaacatatcTAGTTAGAGCAAGTGCGAAACAGTAAAAGGTTTTGATTAGGTGGAAATACCAAAAGATTGTCGGACTTTGCAATATGAGAATTATGGTCCCTCTCTTTTTAATTGTAGctcctttttaaattcaaatgccCACGGCTGCCAGCATACAGGTTCCTTTCTTCTTGCAGATGGTGGCATTAACACCATCTGAAAATCTTGTTTTTGCAGACCTCCAGTGGTTGAAGTGCAACACACTTTCAACCAGAAGAGGTCAGTTTAACGGGAGTTTTGGTCTTAAAACAGACATCTCCACATTGCTAAACACAGCCTGCTGTACATTATATGATCTGTTTTTAGTGTAAGAAGCACATTAAGTTTTGATTTCTGGTTTTTCTCCTGCAGTTGGGGAGGACCCTGCCAAGTCACTAACTGACACGCCCCCTGACTTCAACCAGTCCTCCCCACCCACCAGAGCCCCACCCCCTTCCTCATTGTCTAGTGACAACAAGTTCCACTCCCTGCCCTTCAGCCTGAACCGGAAGACTGGACCCATTGATAGCATGAGTCATGggcctctctccctctccgtCCAGTCGGTGATGGGAGAGCAGCGTGAGCCCCCATCTCCGGCCGCCCCTCCCTCACCACGGCCTCCCACGCCTCCCAGAGGACAGCCAGGCCTGGAGGTGGGCTCTCTGGTGGAGGTGAAGGAGAATCCTCCACTGTGTGGTGTTATTCGCTGGGTGGGTCTGCCTCCTGGCCTACTGGAGCCTCTGGCTGGGCTGGAGCTGGTGAGACAACACAGCAGTATAAACTTGGAAGTTTACATTTATTAGATTTCAGTATAAGtgagtagaaaaaaaatcacacatactgtataatattgGTGAGATAGAGTATGTattcacacaggaaaaaaattaaaaaaaacatcattagtAGACTGATATCTAATGTAATACATTCTCTTGTTATACTGAGGCCCTGGAGGGGCTCTGCTTTAATCGAGACTCCTCTGTATCTCTTCTGCTTCGCTGTACTGCTGGaacagttacaaaaaaaaacactaaatcaaATACAAAGTACAATCTGTGGCAGAATAAATACCTCACTGATAGGAAGTGGACAGTTTCATGTTGACCTTCTCTTCCAGGAAGAAGAGTGTCCTGGTTGCACAGATGGCACCTTTAAAGGCACCCGGTACTTCACCTGCCCACCCAAAAAAGCCCTGTTTGTGAAGCTCAAGTGCTGTCGACCTGACTCGCGCTTCCCATCCCTACATCACTCCTCCAATCCCATAGAGAGGTGCAACTCAATTGGTGAGTAGTAGAATATGTTTTGTTAATAGCTCCAAATTAACTGTTAGCAAAAGCTTTATGTTTACATCGAGgtttcctgtgtgtttatgca
This window encodes:
- the cyld gene encoding ubiquitin carboxyl-terminal hydrolase CYLD isoform X8 encodes the protein MSSVLWSQEKPSGGFREDCRFYMVVKECTVEKPPQKTLRIPRGSLGQACQERNSLGRTLPTCKGKKSLRILDQTNVVLSMDERDVQELDEKLAELLFPITNCEERYALLRNKGRLERVRDIDCGSKVRVQLRSGDDPLPGVVRFKGSLLPDRAPSGIWFGVELLEEGRGQGFTEGSYQGRQLFRCEDECGVFVALDKLELWEDDDDEALGELEVDHVNLVEEDQDFPPLEINSRVLVQTREGPERGTIIFCDLLPGNESLGYYVGVDMDNPIGDWDGVIDGKLLCNFASLEHTRLVPFCDVMPVGEDPAKSLTDTPPDFNQSSPPTRAPPPSSLSSDNKFHSLPFSLNRKTGPIDSMSHGPLSLSVQSVMGEQREPPSPAAPPSPRPPTPPRGQPGLEVGSLVEVKENPPLCGVIRWVGLPPGLLEPLAGLELEEECPGCTDGTFKGTRYFTCPPKKALFVKLKCCRPDSRFPSLHHSSNPIERCNSIAFGGYLSEVVHENTPPRTENDGLDVMVGKKKGIQGHYNSCYLDSTLFCLFSFSSVLDTVLLRPQSKTDVEYYRETQELLRTEIVNPLRIHGYVCATKVMKLRRILEKVEAASGFTSEEKDPEEFLNILFHHILRVDPLLRLRSAGQKVQDCYFYQIFMDKKDKVGVPTIQQLLEWSFINSDLKFAEAPSCLIIQMPRFGKDFKMFNKIFPSLELDITDLLEDTPRECRICGGLALYECRDCYEDGDITAGKIKQFCEKCNTQVHLHPRRKAHRHGKLSVPKELQEGTGRQGSFPRQKMELFAVLCIETSHYVAFVKYGSADSAWLFFDSMADRDGGQNGFNIPQVSPCPEVEAYLKMTPEELHALDPKSIQGQARRLLCDAYMCMYQSPTMSLYK
- the cyld gene encoding ubiquitin carboxyl-terminal hydrolase CYLD isoform X6; protein product: MSSVLWSQEKPSGGFREDCRFYMVVKECTVEKPPQKTLRIPRGSLGQACQERNSLGRTLPTCKGKKSLRILDQTNVVLSMDERDVQELDEKLAELLFPITNCEERYALLRNKGRLERVRDIDCGSKVRVQLRSGDDPLPGVVRFKGSLLPDRAPSGIWFGVELLEEGRGQGFTEGSYQGRQLFRCEDECGVFVALDKLELWEDDDDEALGELEVDHVNLVEEDQDFPPLEINSRVLVQTREGPERGTIIFCDLLPGNESLGYYVGVDMDNPIGDWDGVIDGKLLCNFASLEHTRLVPFCDVMPEYSMQDQRLQKHSFAPRGTNNDKSSSGQSKPKSKVGEDPAKSLTDTPPDFNQSSPPTRAPPPSSLSSDNKFHSLPFSLNRKTGPIDSMSHGPLSLSVQSVMGEQREPPSPAAPPSPRPPTPPRGQPGLEVGSLVEVKENPPLCGVIRWVGLPPGLLEPLAGLELEEECPGCTDGTFKGTRYFTCPPKKALFVKLKCCRPDSRFPSLHHSSNPIERCNSIAFGGYLSEVVHENTPPRTENDGLDVMVGKKKGIQGHYNSCYLDSTLFCLFSFSSVLDTVLLRPQSKTDVEYYRETQELLRTEIVNPLRIHGYVCATKVMKLRRILEKVEAASGFTSEEKDPEEFLNILFHHILRVDPLLRLRSAGQKVQDCYFYQIFMDKKDKVGVPTIQQLLEWSFINSDLKFAEAPSCLIIQMPRFGKDFKMFNKIFPSLELDITDLLEDTPRECRICGGLALYECRDCYEDGDITAGKIKQFCEKCNTQVHLHPRRKAHRHGKLSVPKELQEGTGRQGSFPRQKMELFAVLCIETSHYVAFVKYGSADSAWLFFDSMADRDGGQNGFNIPQVSPCPEVEAYLKMTPEELHALDPKSIQGQARRLLCDAYMCMYQSPTMSLYK